Sequence from the Elusimicrobiota bacterium genome:
CGTGCTGTTATTGTAAGAATAGATGATATCCTTATTATTGCAGTGTTTTTGATGTGGCTTGTACGCAATGCAGTTCATAAAGAAGTTCAGCTTTTTGTTAATACACCACTTAACAGACCAATGCTCTTTTATACAGTTATATGTATTATCTCTTCGGCACTTGGCATTATTCGCGGGGATATAGACCCGAGAATTACTTTTTTCTATGTGATGAAATATATTGAATACCTGCTGTTATTTTTTCTGGTGGTTAATGTTGTGGAATCAGAATCGCAATTAAAAACAATGTTGATTATTTTCTTTACAACTGCCTGTATTGTAGTGCTTTATTCGTATTATTTGATAGGTCAGGGGGTAAGACCCTACGCTCCTTTTGATATTGAAAGAGGTGTAACTGAAACCGCTACACTTGGAGGATATTTTTTATTAGTTTTAGGATTAACACTTGGAATGCTGGCTTATGAAAAACAAAAAAAACTTTTGCTTTTTTTCACAAGTTTATTTTTTCTTATTTTACCACCTCTAATTCAGACACAATCAAGGGCATCATATTTCGGCTTCGCTGGGTTAGTA
This genomic interval carries:
- a CDS encoding O-antigen ligase family protein encodes the protein RAVIVRIDDILIIAVFLMWLVRNAVHKEVQLFVNTPLNRPMLFYTVICIISSALGIIRGDIDPRITFFYVMKYIEYLLLFFLVVNVVESESQLKTMLIIFFTTACIVVLYSYYLIGQGVRPYAPFDIERGVTETATLGGYFLLVLGLTLGMLAYEKQKKLLLFFTSLFFLILPPLIQTQSRASYFGFAGLVITFLILAKKRKVTFLFSIIGGLLFLNALFPSYRDILFKRMKYTVEGNFQVTTYVGKFNLRLEESAAARVNFWNRIFEEFLPKHPLLGKGVSRLPVEGQIPLVIGETGVLGLVAFFWMLIVIWKETKKLYITGRNEFEYSISLGFLIAFVAIFCHSLTVNTFIIIRIMEPFWLLTGIIMVARKIQMSQGVTK